One segment of Niabella beijingensis DNA contains the following:
- a CDS encoding TonB-dependent receptor, protein MKKYRIVFFVFIAVVMCIHLQAQTKVTFRVYNQSNQEAVPGVTVSVNDTIAATADSSGIAALNTPAGNKIFLFSAVGYERFVLSLQLTKDTLIAVPLKAVSKALDEVVVIATTRNNQPIENAPIKVEVLGKEEMGEENTIRPANIASILGDVSGVQIQQSSATSGNSNVRIQGLDGRYTQILRDGMPLYDGFSGGFGILTIPPLDLQQIELIKGSASTLYGGGAIGGLVNIISRRPTAAQEAVITLNRTILKETDGNTFLSKRYKNFGYTFFGGYTHQSAVDVNQDGFSDLPKLNSYTLHPRLFFYPNNTTIILGYNGNVNNTKGGDMQVLKGNPDAVHQYFEQNNTVRHTGELVAEHRFSNGKSLYFKNTISDYTNNFSATQLNYKGNQLSYYSELSTLIPYGNKSSFVGGMNITGDRFNATHQNRIIPIPALSNNTVGFFAQNTWLVKANTTLELGLRDDIHQKYGNFFLPRLAFFNRFNDHWATRLGAGWGYKVPNPFTSWFIEYTIDKIAALPAALKPERSIGYNAEVNYKTEWGEGNTLFINQAFFLTQIRDPVYGTANTDGTLSYQNGGRNLVSRGFDTYIKATIAEWELYAGYTYTVVTRNYLSQHQFMPLTPRNRMSFVLAHDFEDAGMMAGLEGSYNGSQKRLDGSDTPDYMFMAAVVQKHIGDHVTLVLNCENLLNYKQSNTEVLYTGSVTDPLFKPLWAPIDGRVVNLSLRFKL, encoded by the coding sequence ATGAAGAAGTACCGGATCGTTTTTTTTGTGTTTATAGCTGTTGTAATGTGCATTCATTTGCAGGCACAGACAAAAGTTACCTTCAGGGTTTATAACCAAAGTAACCAGGAAGCGGTTCCCGGGGTTACGGTCTCCGTAAATGATACCATTGCCGCTACGGCAGACAGCAGTGGTATCGCCGCACTGAACACCCCTGCCGGCAATAAGATCTTTTTGTTCTCGGCGGTAGGGTATGAGCGTTTCGTACTGTCCCTGCAGCTGACAAAGGACACGCTGATCGCTGTTCCGCTGAAGGCGGTAAGTAAGGCGTTGGATGAAGTGGTGGTGATTGCTACCACCCGCAACAATCAGCCGATTGAAAATGCACCTATAAAAGTGGAAGTACTGGGAAAGGAGGAAATGGGGGAGGAAAATACCATCAGGCCCGCCAATATTGCCAGTATCCTGGGTGATGTAAGCGGGGTACAGATACAGCAGTCGAGTGCTACATCCGGTAACTCCAACGTGCGGATACAGGGGCTTGACGGGCGTTATACACAGATCCTCCGGGATGGTATGCCGCTTTATGATGGCTTTAGCGGCGGATTTGGTATTCTTACCATTCCCCCGCTCGACCTGCAGCAGATAGAGCTGATAAAAGGATCGGCCTCCACCCTATACGGCGGCGGTGCCATTGGGGGATTAGTAAACATTATTTCAAGAAGACCGACGGCAGCGCAGGAAGCGGTGATTACACTGAACCGGACCATATTGAAAGAAACAGATGGAAATACATTTTTATCAAAACGGTATAAAAATTTTGGTTACACTTTTTTTGGAGGTTATACCCATCAGTCAGCAGTAGATGTAAACCAGGATGGCTTTTCTGATCTTCCAAAGCTGAACAGTTATACCCTGCATCCCCGTTTATTCTTCTACCCGAACAACACGACCATCATCCTGGGATATAATGGGAATGTAAATAATACCAAAGGCGGAGATATGCAGGTGCTAAAGGGTAATCCGGATGCGGTGCATCAGTATTTTGAGCAAAACAATACGGTCCGCCATACCGGCGAGCTGGTTGCGGAACATCGTTTCAGCAATGGCAAAAGCCTGTACTTCAAAAATACCATAAGTGATTATACCAACAATTTTTCAGCAACACAGCTAAATTATAAAGGGAACCAGCTGAGTTATTACAGCGAGCTCTCAACGCTGATCCCTTATGGCAATAAAAGCAGTTTTGTAGGTGGCATGAACATCACCGGCGACCGGTTTAATGCCACGCATCAGAACCGGATCATCCCTATCCCTGCGTTAAGTAATAATACCGTTGGTTTTTTTGCACAGAATACCTGGCTGGTAAAAGCGAATACCACACTCGAGCTGGGTCTGCGGGACGATATTCATCAGAAATATGGAAATTTTTTCTTGCCCCGCCTGGCATTTTTTAACCGCTTCAATGACCACTGGGCTACCCGCCTGGGTGCGGGATGGGGGTATAAAGTCCCCAATCCTTTTACGTCCTGGTTTATAGAATATACCATCGACAAGATCGCGGCCTTGCCGGCAGCTCTGAAACCCGAAAGGTCCATCGGCTATAATGCAGAAGTGAATTACAAAACGGAATGGGGTGAAGGGAATACCCTGTTTATTAACCAGGCTTTTTTTCTTACACAGATCCGGGATCCTGTTTATGGAACCGCCAATACGGATGGAACATTGTCGTACCAGAATGGGGGCAGGAACCTGGTCAGCCGAGGGTTTGATACCTATATAAAAGCAACAATAGCGGAATGGGAGCTGTATGCAGGCTATACCTATACAGTAGTGACCCGGAATTATCTTTCGCAACATCAATTTATGCCGCTGACCCCCAGGAACCGGATGTCGTTCGTGTTGGCGCACGATTTTGAAGATGCAGGTATGATGGCTGGTCTTGAAGGCTCCTATAACGGAAGCCAGAAAAGACTGGATGGATCCGATACTCCTGATTATATGTTTATGGCTGCGGTTGTGCAGAAACATATTGGAGATCATGTAACACTGGTATTGAATTGTGAAAACCTGCTGAACTACAAACAAAGCAATACGGAAGTTCTATATACCGGATCTGTAACAGATCCCTTATTTAAACCCCTGTGGGCCCCTATTGACGGAAGGGTGGTGAATCTGTCGCTTCGTTTTAAACTATAA